A genomic segment from Rhodopirellula bahusiensis encodes:
- a CDS encoding response regulator codes for MKPSPVDSSNQDDVKRPTFLLIEDDAVDAEAFRRAVKRNHVDCELVHASDGGEALQKLRDMVDENDDIGVLAFLDLNMPGLNGHEFLAEVRRDESLKRLAVFVVTTSRHKRDIALAYDKNVAGYFEKDDLASVLEIARQFAGRLVFPTLGRKSD; via the coding sequence ATGAAACCGTCTCCTGTCGACAGCTCGAACCAAGACGACGTGAAACGTCCGACGTTCCTTTTGATCGAGGACGACGCGGTTGACGCCGAGGCGTTTCGCCGTGCGGTGAAACGCAACCACGTCGATTGCGAATTGGTCCACGCCAGCGATGGCGGCGAAGCTTTGCAAAAGCTGCGTGACATGGTCGACGAGAACGACGATATCGGCGTTCTGGCGTTTCTCGACCTGAACATGCCTGGACTCAATGGGCACGAATTTTTGGCAGAAGTCCGCCGGGACGAATCGTTGAAACGGTTGGCTGTATTCGTTGTGACGACTTCTCGCCATAAACGCGACATTGCATTGGCCTACGACAAAAACGTCGCTGGCTATTTTGAGAAAGACGACTTGGCATCGGTGCTGGAAATCGCACGCCAATTCGCGGGACGCCTGGTCTTCCCGACCCTGGGCCGCAAGAGCGACTGA
- the argC gene encoding N-acetyl-gamma-glutamyl-phosphate reductase, which translates to MSSSNLRVALVGSTGYTALEVARLLLTHPSAELVVATSRQDEGKPLSEIHPMLAGRCDVALQPLDADVIAKSADVAMCCLPHGASAESVKQLADAGMRVIDFSADFRLSSLETYEHWYGVKHPWPERIGNVVYGMPEFFADEIRSADIVANPGCYPTSAIMPLAPLVKAGLIDTDDIIVDSKSGVSGAGRSPKLGTLYCETNESISAYAVGTHRHAPEIADLVERIAGAPIEVMFTPHLTPMDRGILSTIYVKPAGKAGSVEEAVRSMMSLLRDTYSDQPCVHVVDHLPATKYVAGTNHVQISVRPSGKRAVIVCAIDNLTKGASGAAVQNMNVMFGLPETAGLLM; encoded by the coding sequence ATGTCATCATCTAATCTTCGCGTCGCTCTCGTTGGATCGACCGGTTACACCGCACTCGAAGTCGCCCGACTGTTGCTCACCCATCCCAGTGCGGAGTTGGTGGTCGCGACCAGTCGCCAAGACGAGGGCAAACCGCTGTCGGAAATTCATCCGATGTTGGCCGGACGCTGCGACGTGGCGCTGCAACCGCTCGACGCGGACGTGATCGCCAAATCGGCCGACGTTGCGATGTGCTGCTTGCCCCACGGAGCCTCCGCAGAAAGCGTCAAGCAATTGGCCGACGCTGGCATGCGGGTGATCGACTTCAGTGCCGATTTCCGGCTGTCGAGCCTTGAGACGTACGAGCACTGGTACGGCGTCAAGCATCCATGGCCGGAACGGATTGGCAATGTCGTCTACGGCATGCCCGAGTTTTTCGCGGACGAAATTCGCAGTGCGGACATCGTTGCCAATCCAGGGTGCTATCCCACGTCTGCGATCATGCCACTTGCTCCACTGGTGAAAGCGGGATTGATCGATACCGACGACATCATTGTCGACAGCAAGTCGGGCGTGTCAGGAGCCGGTCGTTCACCGAAATTGGGAACGCTGTACTGCGAGACCAACGAATCGATCTCCGCCTACGCGGTAGGCACTCACCGTCACGCACCCGAGATCGCGGACTTGGTTGAACGGATCGCGGGGGCTCCGATCGAAGTGATGTTCACGCCTCACCTGACACCGATGGATCGTGGCATCCTGTCGACGATTTATGTGAAGCCGGCGGGCAAAGCTGGCTCGGTGGAGGAAGCCGTTCGTTCGATGATGAGTTTGTTGCGAGACACTTACTCGGACCAACCTTGCGTCCACGTGGTCGATCACTTGCCAGCGACGAAGTATGTCGCCGGGACCAACCACGTTCAGATTTCGGTTCGTCCCTCGGGCAAACGTGCTGTCATCGTTTGTGCGATCGATAATCTGACCAAGGGTGCCAGCGGCGCGGCCGTGCAAAACATGAACGTGATGTTCGGTTTGCCAGAAACGGCTGGTTTGTTGATGTGA
- a CDS encoding DUF1015 domain-containing protein, protein MKRCSASELVMPEVTPFAALRYNLDHIRSLSEVVAPPYDVIDEDYQDVLYKRHPSNVIRVILNREEPGDEVGETYSRAAGFVKQWISEGVLKQDDEPAFYLSHQTFVVSGEEGESKTVTRRGFMGRVRLEPFGKGNIHPHEETLPKAKVDRLKLLKATEQNNSPIFGLYPDNDNAVIECLEAAKADVTPIEATDDAGVVHTVWPITDSEAVTKASQLLADKPMFVADGHHRYETACDYRDFVTEQAGGIAPDHPVNFVMTMLVGMNDPGLVVLPTHRLIRGIRPLRSDELIERLGDRFDCETLSGGMSAAPDAWTRIQLANRQSLMALYAAEDETWVMVNANEKAMARMSELACDQSETWRSLGVSLLHKLVLEDCLEETNHPKPTYVHEVTDVLAGLKGETDAAESEGDGEYTFAALVMPATVSDVEQISLNHERMPAKSTYFYPKLLSGSAFHRLMP, encoded by the coding sequence TTGAAACGTTGTTCTGCATCGGAGCTTGTTATGCCAGAGGTCACACCGTTTGCCGCGTTGCGTTACAACCTGGATCACATTCGGTCGTTGTCCGAAGTTGTCGCTCCGCCGTATGACGTCATTGACGAAGACTATCAAGACGTGCTTTACAAGCGGCACCCATCCAATGTGATTCGCGTGATCTTGAATCGCGAGGAACCTGGTGATGAGGTTGGCGAGACGTACTCGCGAGCAGCCGGTTTCGTTAAACAGTGGATCAGCGAAGGTGTGCTGAAGCAGGACGACGAACCGGCGTTCTATCTTTCTCACCAAACCTTTGTGGTCTCCGGCGAGGAAGGTGAGTCCAAGACCGTGACCCGGCGCGGGTTCATGGGGCGAGTTCGTTTGGAGCCTTTTGGGAAAGGCAACATCCATCCGCACGAGGAAACGCTTCCCAAGGCGAAGGTGGATCGTCTGAAACTGCTGAAGGCGACGGAGCAGAACAACAGCCCAATCTTTGGTTTGTACCCCGACAATGACAATGCGGTCATTGAATGCCTGGAAGCTGCCAAGGCCGATGTCACACCGATCGAAGCCACCGACGATGCGGGCGTGGTTCACACCGTTTGGCCGATCACGGATTCCGAAGCAGTCACGAAGGCCAGTCAATTGTTGGCGGACAAACCGATGTTCGTTGCCGACGGACACCATCGATACGAAACGGCATGTGACTACCGGGATTTCGTTACGGAGCAGGCCGGCGGGATCGCCCCGGATCATCCGGTGAACTTTGTGATGACGATGTTGGTGGGCATGAACGATCCAGGATTGGTCGTGCTGCCAACGCACCGACTGATTCGCGGCATTCGTCCACTGCGTTCCGATGAGTTGATCGAACGACTTGGCGATCGTTTCGATTGCGAAACGCTGAGCGGTGGCATGTCTGCGGCACCTGATGCTTGGACGCGAATCCAATTGGCGAATCGTCAAAGTTTGATGGCGTTGTATGCCGCGGAAGATGAGACGTGGGTGATGGTCAACGCGAATGAGAAGGCGATGGCCCGCATGTCGGAGCTTGCCTGCGACCAAAGTGAGACGTGGCGATCGCTGGGAGTCAGCTTGCTGCACAAGTTGGTGTTGGAGGATTGCTTGGAAGAAACAAATCATCCCAAGCCAACCTATGTCCACGAGGTGACGGATGTGTTGGCCGGCTTGAAAGGCGAGACCGACGCCGCGGAATCAGAAGGCGACGGCGAATACACCTTCGCGGCGCTCGTGATGCCCGCCACGGTGTCGGATGTCGAGCAGATCAGCTTGAACCACGAACGCATGCCCGCCAAAAGCACCTACTTCTATCCCAAGTTGCTGAGTGGTTCGGCATTTCATCGATTGATGCCGTGA
- the tnpA gene encoding IS200/IS605 family transposase has product MPQSLSQLYVHLIFSTKDRFPFSKDDIRDRVHAYLASVLREMGAPFVVVGGVDDHVHVLFDMGRIHPAKDFVEKVKRETSKFVKTLRPNLDKFYWQRGYGIFSVSSTHRDSVVAYIENQEEHHRATTFQEEYRDFLKRYGIAFDERYVWE; this is encoded by the coding sequence ATGCCACAGTCATTGTCTCAACTCTATGTTCACTTGATCTTCAGCACCAAAGACCGGTTCCCGTTCTCAAAAGACGACATCAGAGACCGCGTTCACGCCTACCTGGCATCTGTTCTACGCGAAATGGGGGCACCGTTCGTGGTCGTTGGCGGCGTCGACGATCATGTTCACGTTTTATTTGATATGGGCCGGATTCATCCAGCAAAAGACTTCGTTGAGAAAGTCAAACGTGAGACGTCCAAGTTTGTGAAGACGCTACGTCCCAATCTGGACAAATTCTATTGGCAGCGCGGGTACGGGATCTTCTCCGTTTCTTCGACGCATCGTGATAGCGTTGTTGCGTATATCGAGAACCAAGAAGAGCATCACCGGGCAACGACGTTCCAAGAAGAGTACCGTGACTTCCTCAAACGCTATGGGATTGCGTTTGACGAGCGATACGTTTGGGAGTGA
- a CDS encoding lactate/malate dehydrogenase family protein: MKVSIIGAGGLVGSCAAYALQCGGLAREIALLDVNVETAVGHALDLQHGSPSVADQTIVGGGYEHIPDSDIICITAGLRRKPDESRLDLINRNTDLFVQILRDVKAAGPKQSAIVLVVSNPVDILTYVAAGMLGLPTKQVIGLGTQLDTIRFCSLIAEELKAPPTQTKALILGEHGDTMVPIWSSAAIGSLPLEKFPGWTPALANQLFTRTRGSGAEVIKRKGGAGFAVGIAIRDVIDAVILDRKCLLPVSSVQSGCYGIHDVALSVPTVVGRTGVVDQLEIDLWPKEVQGLRASGAALRKTLDTVLPRIK, encoded by the coding sequence ATGAAAGTTTCCATCATTGGTGCCGGCGGCCTCGTCGGATCTTGTGCCGCTTACGCGTTGCAGTGCGGCGGCTTGGCTCGCGAAATCGCGTTGCTGGACGTCAACGTTGAAACCGCCGTGGGTCACGCGTTGGATTTGCAACACGGTTCGCCAAGCGTCGCGGATCAAACGATCGTGGGTGGTGGTTACGAGCACATCCCAGACAGCGACATCATCTGCATCACCGCAGGCCTGCGTCGCAAACCGGACGAGTCACGTTTGGATTTGATCAACCGCAACACCGACTTGTTCGTCCAAATCCTTCGCGATGTGAAGGCCGCCGGGCCAAAGCAATCCGCGATCGTGCTGGTCGTCAGCAACCCTGTCGATATCCTGACGTACGTCGCCGCCGGCATGCTGGGATTGCCAACCAAGCAAGTCATCGGATTGGGAACGCAGCTCGACACGATCCGGTTCTGTTCGTTGATCGCAGAAGAACTCAAGGCACCACCAACGCAAACGAAAGCGTTGATCTTGGGCGAACACGGCGACACGATGGTTCCCATCTGGAGCAGCGCAGCGATCGGCAGTTTGCCACTCGAAAAATTCCCAGGCTGGACCCCAGCTCTCGCGAATCAGTTGTTCACCCGGACTCGTGGCAGTGGTGCAGAAGTCATCAAACGCAAGGGCGGAGCGGGCTTCGCCGTCGGCATTGCCATCCGCGATGTGATCGACGCCGTGATCCTCGACCGCAAATGCTTGCTGCCCGTCAGCAGCGTGCAATCGGGCTGTTACGGCATCCACGATGTGGCACTCAGTGTCCCCACCGTGGTCGGCCGCACTGGAGTCGTCGACCAACTCGAGATCGACCTCTGGCCCAAGGAAGTCCAAGGCCTGCGAGCCAGCGGCGCCGCCCTCCGCAAAACACTCGACACCGTCCTGCCACGGATCAAGTAG
- a CDS encoding class II aldolase/adducin family protein: MQNIHKIKQDICDIGRRIYNRQFAAANDGNITVRVSENEVLCTPTMHCKGYLTPDDISMIDMTGKQIAGRKKRSSEALLHLEIYKQRADIKSVVHCHPPHATAFAIAREPIPQCILPEVEVFLGDVPITKYETPGGQAFADTIIPFVEKTNVMILANHGTVSYGESVERAYWWTEILDSYCRMLLLAKQLGNVSYLDETKSRELLELKDKWGFKDPRNTSEYEDCDICANDIFRESWKDSGVERRAFAPPPPIKTSGSASAAPAGVDEEQLVKLITNEVMRQMKASS, encoded by the coding sequence ATGCAAAACATCCATAAGATCAAACAAGACATTTGCGACATCGGTCGCCGCATCTACAACCGTCAATTCGCGGCGGCCAACGACGGCAACATCACCGTCCGCGTCAGCGAAAACGAAGTCCTCTGCACACCAACGATGCACTGCAAAGGCTATTTGACTCCGGACGACATCTCGATGATCGACATGACCGGCAAACAAATCGCTGGTCGCAAGAAACGCAGCAGCGAAGCGTTGTTGCACTTGGAAATCTACAAGCAACGTGCTGACATCAAGTCCGTCGTTCACTGCCACCCACCACACGCGACTGCGTTTGCGATCGCTCGCGAGCCCATTCCACAGTGCATCTTGCCCGAGGTCGAAGTCTTCCTGGGCGACGTGCCGATCACCAAGTACGAAACACCTGGCGGACAAGCCTTCGCCGACACGATCATTCCTTTCGTTGAGAAGACGAACGTCATGATTTTGGCCAACCACGGCACCGTTTCTTACGGTGAATCGGTGGAACGAGCTTACTGGTGGACTGAGATCCTCGACTCTTACTGCCGCATGTTGTTGCTCGCCAAGCAATTGGGCAACGTGTCGTACTTGGACGAAACCAAGTCGCGTGAATTGCTGGAACTGAAGGACAAATGGGGCTTCAAAGACCCACGCAACACGTCCGAGTACGAAGATTGCGACATCTGCGCCAACGACATCTTCCGCGAATCGTGGAAGGACTCAGGCGTCGAGCGTCGTGCCTTCGCACCACCACCACCGATCAAGACATCCGGTTCGGCATCGGCTGCACCAGCTGGTGTGGACGAAGAGCAACTCGTCAAGCTGATCACCAACGAAGTCATGCGTCAGATGAAAGCGTCGAGCTAG
- a CDS encoding EutN/CcmL family microcompartment protein: MKIARVIGTVTLSRMHPSMQGYKLRCVEVVESADQIQVNQDDAKPIGGDTIIAWDLVGSGQGDWVALAEGPESAAPFRPDVKPTDASIVAILDHCEVQTS; this comes from the coding sequence ATGAAGATCGCTCGTGTGATTGGAACCGTGACGCTTTCGCGAATGCATCCGTCCATGCAGGGCTACAAACTTCGCTGCGTCGAAGTCGTGGAGTCCGCGGACCAAATCCAGGTCAACCAAGACGACGCGAAACCAATCGGTGGTGACACCATCATCGCCTGGGATTTGGTTGGCAGTGGACAGGGGGACTGGGTCGCTTTGGCCGAAGGGCCTGAATCCGCCGCTCCCTTTCGCCCCGACGTCAAACCAACCGACGCTTCCATCGTCGCCATCCTGGACCACTGCGAGGTGCAAACCTCGTGA
- a CDS encoding EutN/CcmL family microcompartment protein — translation MQPARVIGHTRATVKHESLQGQRLVLIQPTGVNEKPDGAPLLVLDELGCRVGDRVMLTSETGPIREMTGFETCPARWSVQGLIDEPTKKKKSKKK, via the coding sequence ATGCAACCCGCACGCGTCATCGGTCACACCCGCGCGACCGTCAAACACGAATCGCTGCAAGGCCAACGTCTGGTCCTCATTCAACCTACCGGCGTGAACGAGAAACCAGACGGAGCACCGTTGCTCGTGTTGGACGAACTCGGGTGCCGAGTCGGTGACCGCGTGATGCTGACCAGCGAAACCGGCCCCATCCGCGAGATGACCGGTTTCGAAACCTGCCCCGCTCGCTGGAGCGTCCAGGGACTGATCGACGAACCAACGAAGAAGAAGAAATCCAAGAAGAAGTGA
- a CDS encoding aldehyde dehydrogenase family protein, which translates to MQLDENTIRSVVAQVLAEVGPMPSMPDSANAFEGSHGIFGNASDAVTAARRAFEQLRERPMEDRKRVIDIIRKISIENCEELGLMEMRETGIGRPEHKIEKLRALGELSPGTEFLQTKAFSGDHGLAIIERAPFGVIAAITPVTHSLPTITGNAVSMIAGGNAVVVNPHPSGRLVAVEGVRRFNEEIAREVGIDNLICVIAEPTLESAAELFGHRDVALICVTGGPAVGRAALNSGKRAIVAGPGNPPVVVDETADLDNAARCIIQGGAYDNNLLCIAEKEVFVVDSVFDDMMAAMRRAGAVQLDQAQIAKLTSVAITQVGDDNHDAAAKDYIGKDAAVLAAAAGVKVPESCELVFGETDEHHPFVSVEQMMPFIPFVRARDVDHAIAMAKHYEHGFRHTAIIHSRNVHNMTKMGKELDTTLYVKNGPCMASLGLGGEGYLSFSIAGPTGEGVTTPDTFTRERRCSMIDELRVV; encoded by the coding sequence ATGCAACTCGACGAAAACACCATTCGCAGCGTGGTCGCACAAGTGCTCGCGGAAGTCGGCCCGATGCCCAGCATGCCGGATTCGGCGAACGCCTTCGAAGGCAGCCACGGCATCTTCGGCAACGCTTCCGATGCGGTCACCGCGGCTCGTCGTGCGTTCGAACAACTTCGCGAACGTCCGATGGAAGATCGCAAACGCGTGATCGATATCATTCGCAAGATCAGCATTGAGAACTGCGAAGAACTCGGCCTGATGGAAATGCGGGAAACCGGCATCGGCCGCCCCGAACACAAAATCGAAAAACTGCGAGCCCTCGGCGAATTGTCGCCCGGCACCGAGTTCCTGCAAACCAAAGCCTTCTCCGGCGACCACGGTCTCGCGATTATCGAGCGAGCCCCGTTTGGCGTCATCGCGGCGATCACCCCCGTCACGCACAGCTTGCCAACCATCACCGGGAACGCCGTCAGCATGATCGCCGGTGGAAACGCGGTCGTCGTCAACCCTCACCCATCCGGTCGTTTGGTTGCCGTCGAAGGTGTCCGTCGCTTCAACGAAGAAATCGCTCGCGAAGTCGGCATCGACAACTTGATCTGCGTGATCGCTGAACCAACGCTCGAAAGTGCTGCGGAACTGTTCGGTCACCGCGACGTCGCATTGATCTGTGTCACCGGCGGTCCCGCCGTTGGACGTGCAGCACTCAACAGTGGCAAACGAGCCATTGTGGCTGGCCCAGGCAACCCGCCCGTCGTCGTCGACGAAACCGCCGACCTCGACAACGCGGCTCGCTGCATCATCCAAGGCGGTGCGTACGACAACAACTTGTTGTGCATCGCGGAAAAAGAAGTCTTCGTCGTCGACTCGGTCTTCGATGACATGATGGCCGCCATGCGACGTGCCGGAGCCGTTCAACTTGACCAAGCCCAAATCGCAAAGCTGACTTCCGTCGCAATCACTCAAGTCGGCGATGACAACCACGACGCCGCAGCAAAAGACTACATCGGCAAAGACGCCGCAGTTCTGGCCGCCGCCGCTGGTGTGAAGGTTCCCGAATCGTGCGAGTTGGTCTTTGGCGAAACCGACGAACATCACCCATTCGTCAGCGTTGAACAAATGATGCCGTTCATCCCGTTCGTCCGAGCACGTGACGTGGACCACGCCATCGCGATGGCCAAGCACTACGAACACGGCTTCCGTCACACCGCGATCATTCACTCGCGCAACGTTCACAACATGACCAAGATGGGCAAGGAGTTGGACACAACCCTGTACGTCAAAAACGGTCCTTGCATGGCATCGTTGGGACTGGGCGGCGAAGGCTACCTGTCGTTCTCCATCGCAGGGCCAACCGGCGAAGGCGTCACGACACCTGACACGTTCACCCGCGAACGACGCTGCAGCATGATCGACGAATTGCGAGTGGTCTGA
- a CDS encoding EutN/CcmL family microcompartment protein, which yields MFLARVTGSVVCTQKVASMTGHKLLIVEPYRLDEKTRAKLSSTGRTFIAVDTLGAGEGELVLVCQGSSARLTPETKTLPIDAVVIGLVDSVHVDAKEVKAST from the coding sequence ATGTTTCTAGCCCGCGTCACCGGATCGGTCGTTTGCACCCAAAAGGTTGCATCCATGACCGGTCACAAGTTGTTGATTGTCGAGCCTTACCGGCTCGATGAGAAAACGCGTGCAAAGCTTTCCTCAACGGGACGCACTTTCATCGCGGTCGACACGTTGGGCGCTGGCGAAGGTGAGTTGGTGCTGGTGTGCCAAGGCAGCAGCGCTCGACTGACCCCTGAAACCAAAACACTTCCCATCGACGCGGTCGTCATCGGCTTGGTCGATTCCGTTCACGTGGATGCCAAAGAGGTAAAAGCCAGCACCTGA
- a CDS encoding acetate/propionate family kinase encodes MLILVANLGSTSFKYKLLDMSGDFESANASPDSRVLARGAVDRIGEPISQCEVIVTRSHQGETFREETQMPVPDHGVAVQACLDQLTHPENGCLKEANEVAAIGFKAVHGGRKSGTFVVDDEVLEAMDEMSAAAPAHNPPYIAAMKLLRQRFPELPLVAAFETEFHDTISPERRTYAIPAEWTREMQIQKWGFHGSSHRFIAERAAEVLGRDDAKIISCHLGGSSSLTAIDSGKSIMTTMGMTPQTGVPQNNRVGDFDAFAIPLIMQRTSQSLEEVLQTLASQGGLKGLSGGMADLRDIESAASEGNADAKLALGVYTEEIRRHLGGMMVALGRLDAIVFTGGIGENSDVVRAAVSSGLEGFGIELDASKNDGMRGEGSLHTESSKTQILVLPTNEEWIVAKRSLRALAAQ; translated from the coding sequence ATGTTGATCCTCGTTGCCAATCTGGGCTCGACCAGTTTCAAGTACAAGCTGCTGGACATGTCCGGTGACTTTGAATCTGCGAATGCCTCCCCCGACTCTCGCGTGCTCGCTCGTGGGGCCGTCGATCGCATTGGGGAACCCATCAGTCAATGCGAAGTGATTGTGACTCGATCGCATCAAGGCGAAACGTTTCGCGAAGAAACGCAGATGCCCGTGCCGGATCATGGCGTTGCTGTTCAAGCCTGCTTGGACCAACTGACCCATCCTGAAAACGGATGTTTGAAAGAGGCCAATGAAGTTGCCGCGATCGGTTTCAAAGCCGTTCACGGTGGACGCAAAAGTGGCACCTTCGTCGTCGATGACGAAGTGCTTGAAGCGATGGACGAAATGAGTGCCGCCGCCCCGGCGCACAACCCACCGTACATCGCTGCGATGAAACTGTTACGTCAACGTTTTCCGGAGCTACCGTTGGTCGCCGCGTTTGAAACCGAATTTCACGACACGATTTCGCCGGAGCGTCGCACCTACGCGATTCCTGCGGAATGGACGCGTGAGATGCAAATTCAAAAGTGGGGATTTCACGGTTCCAGCCACCGCTTCATTGCCGAACGTGCCGCAGAAGTCTTGGGTCGCGACGACGCCAAGATCATCTCGTGTCACTTGGGCGGAAGCAGTTCGCTGACCGCGATTGATTCCGGCAAGAGCATCATGACCACGATGGGCATGACACCTCAAACCGGCGTCCCGCAAAACAACCGAGTAGGCGATTTCGACGCTTTCGCGATCCCGTTGATCATGCAACGAACCAGCCAATCGCTGGAAGAAGTCCTGCAAACACTGGCCAGCCAAGGTGGACTGAAAGGTCTCTCCGGCGGCATGGCTGATTTGCGAGACATCGAGTCGGCCGCCTCCGAAGGCAACGCCGACGCGAAATTGGCGCTCGGTGTTTACACCGAAGAGATTCGCCGACACCTCGGCGGAATGATGGTCGCGCTGGGTCGCTTGGATGCGATCGTGTTCACCGGAGGAATTGGTGAAAACAGCGACGTGGTCCGGGCCGCCGTTTCTTCAGGCCTGGAAGGTTTTGGCATCGAACTGGATGCCTCCAAGAATGACGGCATGCGTGGTGAAGGAAGCCTGCACACCGAGTCCAGCAAAACTCAGATTCTGGTTTTGCCCACCAACGAAGAATGGATCGTGGCCAAGCGAAGCCTCCGTGCTCTCGCCGCCCAGTAG
- a CDS encoding BMC domain-containing protein encodes MNDAIGLIETKGLLPLVEATDAMAKAANVAVVKRVDLGGGMVTTVVSGDVGSVRAAVEAGAAAAAQVGELVSSHVIARPAEGLMNAYFN; translated from the coding sequence ATGAACGATGCCATTGGTTTGATTGAAACGAAGGGCCTCTTGCCGTTGGTCGAAGCCACCGACGCCATGGCCAAAGCCGCCAACGTCGCTGTTGTCAAACGTGTCGACCTCGGTGGTGGCATGGTCACGACCGTCGTCAGCGGTGACGTCGGAAGCGTCCGCGCAGCCGTCGAAGCCGGTGCCGCCGCAGCCGCTCAAGTCGGCGAATTGGTCAGCAGCCACGTGATCGCTCGTCCAGCCGAAGGCTTGATGAACGCTTACTTCAATTGA
- a CDS encoding BMC domain-containing protein has product MAKISEALGMIETKGFVSAVEATDAMMKAANVQFLGWDKIGAGLATVFVTGDVAAVKAATDAGAAAAGRVGEVVSVQVIPRPHGDLEKILKLPSSSKK; this is encoded by the coding sequence ATGGCCAAAATCAGTGAAGCCCTCGGCATGATCGAAACCAAAGGTTTCGTTTCAGCAGTGGAGGCAACCGACGCAATGATGAAAGCCGCCAACGTTCAGTTCCTTGGTTGGGACAAGATTGGTGCTGGCTTGGCAACCGTGTTCGTCACCGGCGATGTCGCCGCTGTCAAAGCAGCCACCGATGCGGGTGCCGCAGCAGCCGGCCGCGTCGGCGAAGTCGTCAGCGTTCAAGTGATCCCACGCCCACACGGCGATTTGGAAAAGATCCTGAAGCTGCCTTCGTCAAGCAAAAAGTGA
- the pduL gene encoding phosphate propanoyltransferase: MSLAVDRSRIESLVRNAIRQSGMAPPASSVASAGQQPLGWVDGKPNLRVSISARHCHLTDEHVEILFGRGSVLEPDKDLYQDGFYAAKQTVMVVGPRKRMLPSVRVLGPTRGASQVELALTDSISLGINAPVRHSGKIDGTPGCVLVGPAGSVQLEQGVIRAARHVHMNFADAEYYGVSNGDMMQLSIRSPDCSVSFEDVLVRADKAAKLEVHIDTDEGNACNLDAATSVELKKSGCACQH, from the coding sequence ATGAGCTTGGCTGTCGATCGTTCACGCATTGAATCCCTCGTTCGCAACGCGATCCGTCAATCGGGCATGGCACCGCCAGCCTCGTCGGTCGCTTCCGCCGGACAACAACCTCTGGGTTGGGTCGATGGCAAACCGAACTTGCGTGTCAGCATTTCCGCTCGCCATTGCCACCTGACTGACGAGCATGTTGAGATCTTATTCGGTCGCGGCAGCGTTTTGGAACCAGACAAAGACCTCTACCAAGATGGCTTTTACGCGGCCAAGCAAACCGTGATGGTCGTCGGACCTCGCAAACGAATGCTCCCCAGCGTTCGCGTGCTAGGCCCAACGCGTGGAGCCAGCCAAGTCGAACTAGCACTGACCGATTCGATCTCACTGGGCATCAACGCACCGGTTCGCCACAGCGGCAAAATCGACGGCACGCCCGGGTGCGTGTTGGTCGGCCCCGCCGGCAGCGTTCAACTCGAACAAGGCGTCATCCGCGCCGCTCGCCACGTGCACATGAACTTCGCCGACGCGGAGTACTACGGCGTGTCCAATGGCGACATGATGCAGCTTTCGATTCGCAGCCCCGACTGCAGCGTTTCGTTCGAAGACGTTTTGGTTCGTGCCGACAAAGCCGCCAAGTTGGAAGTTCACATCGACACGGACGAAGGCAACGCTTGCAACCTGGATGCAGCGACCAGCGTTGAACTGAAAAAGTCCGGCTGTGCTTGCCAGCACTGA